The genomic region AACCGAAGGCCTGGATGAATTCCCGGAGGTTGATCCTCAAATCCGGAAAAACCTGAATAAACACCTCGAAAAGGATGGGATAGACTGGTTACAGCAAAAGCTTTTTGTACTGGATCCAGATTATTATAAAACTGCCGATGTTCAAAATCCACATCGCTTAATCAGGGCATTGGAGATCTGTATAGAAACAGGAAAACCATTTTCCAGTTTCCTGGAAAAGGAGAAGCAGGAGCGCGATTTCAAAACTATAAGTATAGGCCTTACGGCAGAAAGGGAATTGATCTATGATCGCATTAATAAAAGGGTAGATCTTATGATCGAAAATGGCCTGGTAGAAGATGCCAGGTCTCTATATCCCAAACGAGACTTCAATGCTTTGAATACTGTTGGATACAAGGAGCTATTTCAGTATTTTGATGGTGAGACAGACCTTGAAACAGCAATTTCAGAAATAAAAAAGAATACCCGCCGGTTTGCGAAAAGACAGCTTACCTGGTTCAGAAAAGATGAAAATATCAAGTGGTTTGAATATAATGAGGATCCAGAAGTGATCTTCAGTTATATAGAAGAACGGATCAATACTTAAAAATAAATCTTTTTGTAAGCGTTCTCTCGTTGGTAACGATCTTAACTACATAAACCGATTCCTGTAAAGGTCCTACTTCCATAGGATATTCGGTTGCTGTACTTTCGTAATCTCTTGCCGCGATAAACCTTCCGCGATGATCAAAAACTTCAATTCTTTCAATAAGAACATCTGCCGGAGTGGCTATTTTAAAACTTCCGGTATTTGGATTAGGATAGATAAAAATATATTCAGAACCTTCTCCAAAATCATTACAGAAACCTTCATTATCTAAAACGGTCACCATCGCTGTTCTGGTAGAACTATTTCCACTGCTGTCTTCAGCCGTCACCAGGATCTCATTCTCACCTAAATTCTTGCAGGTGAAAGCCGAATGGCTAAGCGTATATATAATCTCTCCATTACAATTATCTCGTGAACCTGCATCCAGGTCATTAAAAGTTAAAGTAGCCACACCCGCCTCGTTAAGAGAAACCTCCAGGTCATTTAAAGCCAATACCGGTGCAGACATATCTATTACCTCCACCACTATTTCGCATGATCCTTCCTGTTTTCCTGTATAAACCAGAGTGACGGTATTTTCGCCAATATCCTCACAACTAAAAAATCTTTCGGTCGCCCCAAACTCGATGCCTTCAACATTCCCGCTGTAGAGATCTTCAATATTCAATTCAGCAGAACCTTCAGAGTTAAGACTAAGCGTTAGTCTTTCTACGCAACTGAATTCGCCGTTCCCGTCTTCGACATTTATAGAAACAAAGATGATATTAGAATTTAATTCACCGTCATTGGCTATATAGGTAAAATAATCCTGCCCGAAAAAGTCCTGATCTGGCGTATAAGTAAATGATCCGTCTGCATTGAGATCCAAAGTTCCATTGGAAACATTGTCCTGCAAAATAACCGTAAGTTCATCATTCTCGGGATCTGTATCGTTCACCAGAACTCCGTTCGAGGCAGAAACCTCTAATGTGGTATTTATACTGGTCGTGTATTCATCATCTATGGCGACTGGAGGCTGGTTAACTCCCGAACCATTCAGCACCACATTTACTGTGGTCTGACAGGTATCTGTATTACCAGCTTCGTCGGTAACGGTAAGGGTGACAATATTGGCACCAAGATCCGCAGAAGTGAATTCGGTTTTATCCAGACTTAAATTGATCTCACTACAATTTGCAAAGGACCCGTTATCCAGGTCTTCGGGTTGAATCGTTACTGTTTCACCTTCGTCAAGTTGGATCTGAAAATCTGATCTGCAAATTGCCTGAGGCTGATCCTCAAGGGAAACATAAAGATTACAGGTTTTGCTTTCTCCCTGATAAGATACTGTTACCTCAACCTCTATATCTTCGAATAGCTGGGTTCCGGAAGTTATAGACTGCTCAAAATCTGCCTCTGCAGGGCTATACTCCAGGATCTCGCTGAAATCTGGCAGAAAATATTCGCAGTTTTCATCTGGCGCAAGTTTATACTCTACGATAAGACAGGAAAAGTCAATTTCTCCTGGTTCTTCTACAATTACATTCACGGTAAATTCACAAAAGTCCAGATTTCCGGCCGCATCGTTAACCGTGAGAGTGATCACATTTTCCCCTTCATCGGCGCTGGAAAGAGAGTTGCGGTCCAGATTATAGGTAGCTATCTGGCAATTATCTGAACTCCCAGCATCAAAATCTTCCGCATTTAGTTGAATGGTTTCCCCTTCTGCGAGGCGAATTTCAGTATCACCCACACACCTTGCTACCGGATCTTCCTCGTCTACTGGTGAAAGATAAATTCTACAGGAATCTGATTGATCTTCAAAAGTCGCGGTTACGGTCACATAGGAATCGCTATTAGGCTGAAATACGGAGCCAGCTTCGATATCCTGATCTATGACCGCGCCATCGATATTTGCGGTTGCGATCCCGGAAAAATCCGGAACTTTATAAACGCAGTTCTCATCTGCCAATACAGCGTAACTACCCGGACAGGTTAAATCCAGAACCTCGGATTCTTCCCTTACCTCAACAGTAAAAGTGCAGGTATCGGTATGCCTGGTATCATCAGTAACTGTAATAGTGACCTGTGTCGTTATGTTAATACTGGTTCCAGATTGTGGTTCCTGGGTAACCTCATAAGCACTACAATCACGAACTTCGACTTCTTCAGTATAATTACCTAATTGATGTACCCCTCCTTCCTCTATAGTCACTATATCGTTGAGGCTATCACAATTAAGGATCTCTGGAGCAGTTTCATCCAGAACAGGAACGTCGAAGGTACAATCCCCTACCAGTTCATTGCCGTCATAAACTTCTAAGGTAACTCTTACCGCATCAGGGTTTCTTATATAAGTTTGCCGAACAACAGGATTCTCGATATTTTGAAAATTGGTGACACTTCCCCTGTAATCTGGAACCTCAAAATCACAATTTTCAGCGAGGGTTATTGGTTCGAAATCTCCTTCCTGGGGACAATCGAAATTTGGCTCGGCCTGAGGAGTGACAGTAATACTAACTGATACCACGTTCGAATTCAATTCTCCATCATTCGCTGCATAAGTAAAAGAATCAGATCCTGTATAATTTGGATCAGGTGTATAAATAAAAGATCCATTAGGCCTCAACTCTAGCGTTCCATTAGAAACATCAGTCTGCAAAACAGCCGTTAAAGGATCATTCTCAGGATCGGTATCATTAATCAGTACCCCTGGAGCAACTTCACTTAAAGTTTGATTTTCTATAACCGTATATGAATCGGCAACTGCGCTCGGAGCTTGATTAGGTTCTGGAGTGACAGTAATACTTACTGACACCACGTTCGAATTCAATTCTCCATCATTCGCTGCATAAGTAAAAGAATCAGTTCCTGTATAATTTGGATCAGGTGTATAAATAAAAGATCCATTAGGCCTCAACTCTAGCGTTCCATTAGAAACATCAGTCTGCAAAACAGCCGTTAAAAGATCATTCTCAGGATCAGTATCATTAATCAGTACCCCTGGAGCAGCTTCATTTAAGGTTTGATTTTCTATAACCGTATATGAATCGGCAACTGCGCTCGGAGCTTGATTAGGTTCTGGAGTTACCGTAATACTTACTGATACCACGTTCGAATTCAATTCTCCATCATTCGCTGCATAAGTAAAAGAATCAGATCCTGTATAATTTGGATCAGGTGTATAAATAAAAGATCCATCAGGTCTCAACTCTAGCGTTCCATTAGAAACATCAGTCTGCAAAACAGCCGTTAAAGGATCATTCTCAGAATCAGTGTCATTAATCAATACACCGGGAGCAGCTTCATTTAAGGTTTGATTTTCTATAACCGTATATGAATCGTCTACGGCATTTGGAGGCTGGTTATTTGTCTCTTCTCCAGTAACAGTTACTTGAACTGTACAAGTATCCTCATTTCCCGCGTTATCAGTAACAGTCATTACTACATCAAAATCCCCGGTTTCAGTAAATGTTGTTTTAGAAAGACTAATATCCTTAATCCCGCAGTTATCGGTTGATCCATTATTAACATCTTCTACACTAATTGAGGCTGAGCCATTTACGAGTTGTAAATCAAAATCTCCTCCACAATTAGCAACTGGATCGGTTAAATCAAAAGAAGGACTACGTTCATAGATCTCTAAATCAAATTGTAATGAAGTTCCATTAATATTCGCATTATTTAAATATAACTTGGTATTACAATTATGATCATTAATTGTGATATCTACCGGAAATCTAATCTGATTGTCCTGATAATAATATTCAAATTCCTTATTAGAATTAAAAATTTTAAATCCGAATTCATTTCTATCAATTCCTTCCTGGATATTAGATGCTAAGATTAATAAGTCAAGGAAACCTAGTTCGTCGTAGTTTAAAAATTTTTCAAAATCTACTCTTCCGGCATATTCTACGACATGAATAAAATCAAATTCATCAACAACCACACTACCAGGTGAAATTATATTTGATAATGTGCCTTGAAAATTTAAATTCGAATCGAAATAAAGGACTTGTGGATTATCATCTCCAGCCTGACTAACATATAAAGTAGATTTTGAGTCTACATCCAATCTAAAGGGAATTTCCACAGAATTCGTTTGATCTAAAAGAATTCCATTACTATCAAAAACTCTTATTCTGCTTTCTTCTTCGCTTTCACAGGTTGAACCATCATAATATTCTGCAACATAAATATTATCATTAATATCTATTGCTAACCCTAAAGGTCTGAAATATGAATAAGCAATCTCATTTTCAAAATCTCCATTAGAATTAAAGATTTTAACTTTTCCATTATCTAAACAACTTCCACTCTCAAAATAATCTGCAATGTAAATATTACCTGAACTATCTATTTCAATATCCAACGGATCTTGTAATAGATTGCCTGGAATCAATTTCTCCTGATTCATGCTACCATCCGGATTTCTTTTATCAACTCCATTTCCGAAAGAAAGAGTGTAAATAAAGCCTTGAGAGTCTACAGCGACAGAAATTATTATATTTTCTAGTGAAGAGGTACCAGCAGTACCCAGATCAACCCCTGTTAAATGATCATAAGCAGGAACAGTATTCTCCGGGCCCTGCCCATAAGCAAATCCAAAAGCGGAAAAATATAATAGTGCCGCAACTGCTATCCTCATAAGAGAAGACCCCTTAAAAAAAGATATATTGGCTTTACTTATCAAATTCCAGCAGGTTTGGTGAACGCCATAAAGATAAGTATTGTAGGAAAACCGTTCTTAAAATTATGCTAAGATTACGGGTATAGGTCCGCATTGGGACCAGGTAAGAAAAAACCGGGATCATTCGGGATCTCAGGATCCAGATCGAGATATTTTACTGCATCACGGTTCTGGCCATGATGCAGTAAATCCCGGAAACTGAAAAATTTAAACTATGCTCCAGATTCTTCCTTGTTCTTTACAACAAGTCTGAAACCTTCACCATGGATATTCAGTATTTCCACGTTCTCGTCTTTTTTCAGGTATTTTCTAAGCTTGGCAATATAAACGTCCATACTTCTGGAGGTAAAGTAATTATCATCTCTCCAGATCTTAGTTAATGCCAGTTCTCTAGGCATCAGGTCATTCTCATGCAAAGCAAGTAATCTCAATAATTCATTCTCTTTTGGAGAAAGTTTTTGTGGCTCCTCATCTCTGAAAGTAAGGAATCTCAATTTTGAGTTCAGGTGGAAATCACCGATCTCGAATTCAAACTGCTTAGAGTCTGCTACGCTATCTGTAGCTTTACGCTGCATGATAGCTTTGATCTTCATTAAAAGAACTTCAGAATCGAAAGGTTTGTTCAGGTAATCATCTGCTCCAACCTTATAACCCTTAAGTACATCTTCTTTCATTGCTTTCGCAGTTAAGAAGATAATTGGCACTTCCTCGTTCTTATCACGAATCTCTTTTGCCAACGTAAATCCATCCTTGTAAGGCATCATTACGTCAAGGATACAAAGATCGAAATCGTCCTTCTTGAACTTTTCGAATCCTTCCATTCCGTTTTTTGCATGAGTTACCTCGTAATCATTCATTGCGAGGTAATCTTTCAGGACAGTTCCGAAATTCGGATCATCCTCAACTAATAAAATTTTCTTGTTTTCAGTTTCCATATATTAAGATATTAGTGGTAGTTTAATTATAAAGGTACTTCCTTTTCCTTTTTCGCTCTGTACCGTGATCTCCCCATGATGATCCTCCACGATCTGCCTTGCATAAGCTAGACCTAAACCATGACCTTTCACATTATGGATATCGCCGGTATGTTCGCGATAAAATTTTTCAAATATTTTTTTCTGAACCAGTTTGTTCATTCCAACTCCCTGGTCTCTTATTTCACAGTATATATAATTCTTTACGTTCGTTGTATAAATGTCAATTTTCGGCGCATCTTCAGAATACTTGATCGCATTATCCAGGATATTCACGATCACATTGGTAAAGTGGTCCTGATTTGCCAGTATAGAAGATCTAAGAGCCCCAAAATGGGTTTGAATATATCCGCCGCGGTCTTCCACGATAAGTTCCACATGCGTTACCGCATCCAGGACGATGTCATGTAGCTGGTGTCTTTCCTTCTTAAGGTCGAGTTCATTCTTCTCAAGCTTGGAAATACGCAGCACATTCTCTACCTGGGCATGCATCCTTTTATTCTCATCCCTGATCATTTGCAGATAACGGGATACTTTAGACTGATCTTCAATAACCTTAGGGTTCTTGATCGCATCCAGTGCCAGGTTGATCGTAGCAATTGGTGTCTTGAACTCGTGGGTCATATTATTTATAAAATCGGTCTTGATCTGTGATATCTGTCTTTGCTTGATCAACTGTGAAAGTGCACTTGAATATGCGATCACAATGATCAAAGTGAAAATTATTGAAAGACACGCCATTAATATCACCGATGATAATACCGCTTCTTTCTTATTAGTAAAATTGACCAGTAACTGATATCCGCTATTTCCTGCCCTGTCCATAAAAAGCGGAACCGCGTAGGTTGCAGGGTGATTAAGACTAAAATCTTCTGAATGAAGGTTTGTCGCAATGGAATTATTATAAACCCCATACTCAAATTCGGTCTTAAGATCTCTGCTGGCTAATTCTTCCTCTAATAATTCTCTAATCGTTTCGTCTGATACTCTTTTATGAACCGGAAGCCTAACTACCAGCTCTGAAATTGCCGAACGCAGGATATCTTTCTCGACTTCCTCCATCCTGGACATGCGCTCTATATGTTCTATTCGCTGCCTCGCACTTAAATTATCCCCATCCAGCTGGTTATTACGAACAATATCGGTCACCCTTTTATTGATCATTTTGGTGAACTGTATGCTGTCCTGGGCAAACTGCAAAAAACCTGAAGAGACTTTATAATCTTCTTCCAGGATAGTTTCTGTATTGAAGTAGGTCTCATTCCTGCTTTCATCCCTGTTAGAATAAAAATATTCGGTCAGGGTCCTGTCGCTAAGCTTGCTGTTTATACTATCCGGATTTTTGAACTGAAAATAATAACGTTCAAACTCCCTTTTCTGAATCTCTTCAGAAACGTTTATTAGAACCTGCTTGGCATTATAAGAAAACTGCTGTTCCCTATCGTCAATGGTGCTTTTAATCCAATATCCCTGTACGAAAATTATACCGATTAGTGACAGGCTCATTAGGGCAACGAGAAGGACAAAAAGCTTCTTATTCATGCGGTCAAAAGTAATATTTTAACATTTAGAGGTTAAAGTGTTTAACCAAATGTTAACAGAACTTCTAAGAATTTTTGCCTGCTTTTAAGATTTTGTCGTGAATATGTTCAACCTGTTGTTTAGTACTGGTGAGATCCTCATTAATTATTATGAAATCGGCCATTTCAGACTTTTTTTCATCGATCCACTGGTTGTCCATTCTCTGTTGGATTTCTTCACGGGAACTTTCGTCCCTTTTCTGAAGTCTCTTAATTCTAAGATCCCTTGGCGCAGTAACGAGTATACTGAGGTCACATTTTTTATAACCACCGGTTTCGAATAAGATTGCGGCTTCATAGATCACATATGCTGAAGACTGATCTTTCGCCCAATCTTTAAAATCCTTTTCTACTGCCGGATGAATGATCTTATTTAATTTTTCCAGCAGATCTTTATCGCTGAATACTTTTGAAGCAATGAATTTCCGCTCCGGATTATCCCCGGAATAAGAAGCTTCACCAAAAAGTTCGATGATCTGCTCTTTTATCTTCGCCGAGGTATTCATCAGTCTTTTTCCAGCCTCATCTGCGATATATACAGGGATACCCAATTCTTTAAAAAAACCGGCAACAGTTGTTTTTCCGCTGCCTATCCCACCGGTTAATCCTATGATCTTCATCTTTTGATCACAAATTGGATACGACGTTCATTTAATCGTACGCTATTTATAAAATCTGGTTTTTCAACGATCTGGGCGATCATATAGTCATCCCCTTTTTTTACGTCCTTATAATTACAAACCACCCTGAAATCTGCAGCGCTAACACTTTCAAACTGTTTTAGATTTACCTGGTAGTAAACAATGACCGATTTTGGGAAATATGCCAGGTTAAGACCTTCGGGCACATTGATCACTTCCACCGGGATCTCTGCACTACCTTCGGTGAATTTTTCGACCTTCTGAAAATATTTTACGCTATTTTCATAAAAACTTAGAACTCCAAGACCAGTGGTATCGATCTTTACAGAACCGTTCAGATCCTGGTTTACCTTATTCAACCTGATAGATTCGGTTTGTACGGTTTCTATACTATCAATGATTTTTTCGGGCCCACTAACTTTTACCGAATCTGGTCTAAGCTCCACAGGGTTTACCGCGGAAAAACCAACAGCATAGCTAACTTCTATCCTCGGTTCTACCTTGAGCATTTTATCCTTTTTGAACTGAAAAGGCACTACGATCTCTTCCTGAACGATCAACGAATTTTCAAAATCTATTTTTAACTGCTGCTCGATTTCCGAAAGGTGATTCTGAAGTGTATATACCAGCTTATCATCGGTTTCCCTGGCCTTAGAAAGATCAATATCGAGCTTAGGATTGAAGATCTTAAAATAGTAAATACTGAAACCATTATCCTGTAGCTGCAGGTCTACATGGTCTGGACGCTCATCTGATATGCTTTTATCTAAAGGAGCATTAATATAGTTTACCGGGATCTCAATTAACTGGGTATAGGTTTTTGAAAACTGAACCAAAACCCACACTACGGCAGAAAAAATCAGAAAAAAACTGAAGGTCTTTGCACTTGCTTTTTTAAATCTTGGTCTTCTACGCACCGGCATTTTTTTTAAAGAATAACTGAGGGAACTCCTTTTCAGGTTGCTTGTTCAGGATTCCCGTTTTTATGGTTGAAATTAAAAATCCCAGTCCGTAACCCGAAAACTGAACAAAAACCGCCCTTAAAGCTAATATCCCAATATAAATACTTTTATTTTTTATCGCAGCATCTATGCCAATTATTAAAAAATAAATAAGGTAACATCCGGCATAGAACCACTCTCCCAATAGCGCCATTAGAACAGAGAAAATAAGTCCTAAAATAAAAAGACTGGGAAACCAGTAGGTGATCCTGGAAGACCCGGGATGCCATTTGTTGAGAATTGGCCTTACCATCCCGAATTTCTTAACCTGTAAATAGAACCTATCCCAGTCAATTCGGCGTTTATGAAATACTTTCGCTTCCGGGATCAGGCATATTTTGAATCCTTGTTTTTTCAACCTGAGGCTAAGATCGGGATCCTCACCGGGATGGATATATCCAAAACCCTGGCTTGCTTCAAAAGCTTTTCTGCTTATGCCCATATTAAAACTTCTTGGCTGAAAGCCTTTACCATTCCTACCTCCTCTTATTCCGCCTGTAGTGAAAAAAGAGGTCATGGTATAATCTATTGCTTTCTGGATATTACTGAAAGAAGGATGTGCCGCATCTGGTCCGCCGAAACAATCACAATATTCACTGGAAAGAAACTTATGTACTTCCATCAGGTAATATTCTGGAAGGATCACGTCTGAATCCAGGATGATAAAGTAATCTGATTTCGCCTTTTTCATCCCGTAATTACGTGAATCACCGGGACCCGAATTCGACTTATAATAATACCTGACATTGAGATCTTCTGAAAAATTCCTCACTACCTCATCTGCCCTAACACTGGAACCATCTTCAATGATAACCACCTCAAAGGAAACCTTCGAGATCAATTTCCTCATGCTTTCCAGCAATTCCCTGATCTCCTCGGGACGATTATAAACCGGAATTATGAAGGAATATTCTGGATGCATGTAAGCTGATTAAAAAAAGAAACTGCCGAAATCTGCTCTATTAAGATACAGTTTTTCGGCAGTATATAAAGTTTAATTTTTTACTCTTCGTCTTTAGTAAAAGCTTCCATCACTTCCTGGCTAACTCCTGTATTGGAGAAACCACCATCATGGAAAAGATTTTGAAGGGTCACTTTCCTGGTAAGGTCTGAGAATAAGGTCAAAGTATAATTTGCACATTCTTCAGCTGTAGCATTTCCAAGCGGAGACATTTTCTCAGCAAAAGCGATAAATCCGTCAAATCCTTTTACTCCCTGACCGGCAGTAGTTGGAGTTGGAGATTGAGAAATGGTGTTCACCCTTACTTTTTTATCCTTTCCGAAGAAATAACCAAAACTACGGGCGATAGACTCCAAATAAGCTTTGTTATCTGCCATATCATTATAATCCGGGAAAACTCTCTGGGCAGCCATGTAGCTAAGAGCTACAATACTTCCCCATTCGTTCATCGCGTCTTTCTTATAAAGAACCTGCATGGTCTTATGAAAAGACACGGCAGAAACGTCCCATCCTTTGGTAGTATAATCGTAGTTCATATCTGTATAGTGATTTCCTTTTCTCACGTTTACAGACATCCCGATAGAATGAAGTACAAAATCTATTTTACCTCCAAGGATCTCAACGGCTTTTTCAACCAGGTTCTCAAGATCCTCAACTTTTGTAGCATCAGCAGGAATGATCTCAGATCCGGTTTTCTCAGCTAGATCCTTGATACTTCCCATTCTCATGGCGATTGGCGCATTAGTTAGCACAAATGTTCCACCTTCTTCATGGACTTTTTCAGCAGTTTTCCAGGCGATAGAATTCTCATCCAGAGCTCCGAAAATTATCCCTCTTTTACCTTTTAGCAGGTTATATGACATGTATTTTTTATTTTGTGGTTGTTAAGCCTGTAAATATAGCAAAGTTGTTGGAAATGGCTTATCAGTATTCTTTAATAAGAATTGAGTAGTTATTATTGGGTAATCTGGGTTTTAGTGAAGATGCTAATTTTACAATCTCATTTTGTCATAACGAGTTGAGCAGAATAAAGCAAAAGCATTCTCAGACCTGGTAACCGCCGAAAGAGACTTCTCCACTGTGTTTCACACGCAGGACTTATTTACTCAGTTCTCGAAACTAATATCTAAAGCCTAATTAAGCAACGCTTTGGCGTGCGCTCTTGCAGAATCACTTTTGGTATTTCCACCGAGCATAAGTGCAAGCTCCTCGATACGATCATTTTCCTCCAACTCAACGATCTTCGTTTGCGTAGCGGTCTCGTTGTCTTCCTTGAATATTTTGAAATGTGTGCCCCCTTTACCGGCGATCTGAGGTAAATGCGTGATCGCGATCACTTGCATATTATTCCCCATCTTTTTCAGGATCTCCCCCATTTTCTTGGCGATCTCTCCAGAAACCCCTGTATCGATCTCATCAAAAATGATCGTAGGTAAATTACTTTGTGCCGCCAGAATACTTTTCACGGCAAGCATGATCCTGGATAATTCTCCTCCTGAAGCCGCTTTTTTAATCTCCTTAAAACTTCCACCTTTATTTGCCGCCAGGTACCATTCCAGTTTATCAAGGCCATTGGAAAGAAATTCCTTTCCAATCTCAAGTTCAATATTCAACCTCGCATTAGGCATCCCAAGATCTTTAAGGATCTGCTCGGTTTGTTCAATAAATGCGGGAATAATCTTCTCCCTGTTCTCATGAAGCTTCATCGCGGTCTTTCTCAATTGAACTTCCTGATCTTTTATCGCATTCTGAACTTCATTAAGGGCAGACTCTGCATTTTCAGTTACTGAAACCTTTTCCTGAAGCTCCTGTTTAATAGATAACAGTTCCTCAATATTCTCGGCATTATGCTTTTTCTGAAGATTATAGATGACCTGAAGTTTTTGGTTCACTACCTCAAGTTCTTCAGGATTAGCTTCAATTCTATCCAGAGCATCAGTCATTTCAGCCTCCACATCATCAAGCTCGATGATCACGCTTTGTATGCGTTCATGGAAATTCTCATAATTAGCTGACAACCGGGATATTTTTGAAAGACTGGACCTTACAGATTTTAAGGTGTCAAGGCTCCCTATCTCCTCCTGCTGCAGTGTGTTCACAGCTGAACTAAGATTTTCGGTAAGCTCTTCTACATTGTTCAGTTCTTCATAACGCTCTTCAAGTTCCTCGAGCATTCCCTCCTTCAAATTAGCTTCTTCCAGCTCATTAAGAAGGAACACATTATAATCATATTCTTTTGCGGCTTGAGATTGCTGCTCCTTAAGTTCCTCGAAACGGTTCAGCAGAACCTTATATTCTTTTAGCTCCTTTTTATATTCAAGGATCACCCCTTCATTTTTGGCGATGGTATCGATCACATTGAATTGATATTCCGCATTTCCAAGACTTAAGGTCTCGTGCTGGCTATGGATGTCTATAAGGTAAGTTCCCAGTTTTTGAAGCGCGGTTATCTTAACCGGAGTATCATTGATAAAAGCACGTGATTTACCTGAAGGCAGGATCTCCCGTCTAATAATACTTTGCTTTTCATAATCCAGATCTTCCTTTTTAAAGAAATTTTCCAGTTTATAATTTGAGATGCCAAAGGTTCCTTCTATCACACATTTCTTTTCTGTATCTCGAATAGAACTAAAATCTGCCCGGTCACCCAGCAAAAGTCCCAGAGCTCCCAACATTATAGATTTTCCTGCACCGGTCTCCCCTGTTATAATGGTAAAACCCGGCTGAAGACCAATATTGATATCTTCAATTAATGCGTAATTTTTTATAGAAAGAGATGTAAGCAAATCGGTTAAAATTTGTGCTAAATATACGGGAGAAAAAAATTGAAATCAACCAAAAAGGCTATCGAATGTTTCGCCAGTTCCTGGCATACCTTGGAGCAATATTATTTAGAGTTTCAATAAGCTCGGCACTCTCTTCGTAAACCGGCCCTCCAGAGTAGACCGAGGTGATCTCATCTGCCTTTGAATCGAAAAAGGTTCTTAACAACAGGGAATTATTCCGCCTGTTATTCATTACCTCGAGTTCTTCCAGAGCCTCAGCGATCACAGCCTTACCTTTTGGAACATCCTCATGCATCACATCTAAACCAAGACGATGATATTCGTATAATGCTGTTCTATACTCTGCATAGGTATTGGCAAGGATATCTGCATTCAACCTAAATCTGGATCGCTGTCCGTCTGATCCTTTCCAGCCCTGAGAATTTCCCTGCTGGGCACTGGTCACGATTCGGTTAGCTTCTTCAAAATAAGGAGTACCACCTTCCGGAGAAAAAGTATCGGCATCTAGCCCCATGATGGTATAAACATAAAACGAGATTACTGACACCAGATTAGAGGTATAAGTATTCTGACTATAATTTAGAGGCTGATATTCACGGTAATTAAAAGCTAATTGCTCATCATTGAAGTTAAAAACGGGAGTGA from Gramella sp. MT6 harbors:
- a CDS encoding DUF4835 family protein, with the protein product MRKILSFILIFLGLQLCTAQQLNCEVIVNAEQSGQANLSVFKTLERSLNEFVNQTNWTDRRFQPHERINCSMFITITSFEGESFNGTIQVQSSRPVYGTSMITPVFNFNDEQLAFNYREYQPLNYSQNTYTSNLVSVISFYVYTIMGLDADTFSPEGGTPYFEEANRIVTSAQQGNSQGWKGSDGQRSRFRLNADILANTYAEYRTALYEYHRLGLDVMHEDVPKGKAVIAEALEELEVMNNRRNNSLLLRTFFDSKADEITSVYSGGPVYEESAELIETLNNIAPRYARNWRNIR
- the recN gene encoding DNA repair protein RecN encodes the protein MLTSLSIKNYALIEDINIGLQPGFTIITGETGAGKSIMLGALGLLLGDRADFSSIRDTEKKCVIEGTFGISNYKLENFFKKEDLDYEKQSIIRREILPSGKSRAFINDTPVKITALQKLGTYLIDIHSQHETLSLGNAEYQFNVIDTIAKNEGVILEYKKELKEYKVLLNRFEELKEQQSQAAKEYDYNVFLLNELEEANLKEGMLEELEERYEELNNVEELTENLSSAVNTLQQEEIGSLDTLKSVRSSLSKISRLSANYENFHERIQSVIIELDDVEAEMTDALDRIEANPEELEVVNQKLQVIYNLQKKHNAENIEELLSIKQELQEKVSVTENAESALNEVQNAIKDQEVQLRKTAMKLHENREKIIPAFIEQTEQILKDLGMPNARLNIELEIGKEFLSNGLDKLEWYLAANKGGSFKEIKKAASGGELSRIMLAVKSILAAQSNLPTIIFDEIDTGVSGEIAKKMGEILKKMGNNMQVIAITHLPQIAGKGGTHFKIFKEDNETATQTKIVELEENDRIEELALMLGGNTKSDSARAHAKALLN